The following coding sequences are from one Ornithodoros turicata isolate Travis chromosome 1, ASM3712646v1, whole genome shotgun sequence window:
- the LOC135401130 gene encoding collagen alpha-2(I) chain-like: protein MPATSERRFSMAADRRPSMAGTAGMAGPSDRRPSIAGPLAAASPAGLAAGGAAPMAAEGAAPLAAGGVAPLAPGGNPQQAPLGPLDTPLEVKALQPDEDGAMARFWRSCWESPY from the exons ATGCCTGCAACGTCAG AGAGACGATTCAGTATGGCCGCAG ATAGGAGACCTAGCATGGCGGGAACGGCGGGCATGGCGGGACCTTCGG ACAGACGACCCAGCATAGCCGGTCCACTTG CAGCCGCATCGCCTGCTGGACTTG CTGCAGGAGGCGCTGCGCCCATGG CTGCGGAAGGCGCTGCGCCCCTGG CTGCGGGAGGCGTTGCGCCCCTGG CTCCAGGAGGAAACCCCCAGCAAGCACCATTAG GACCACTCGACACCCCGCTTG AAGTGAAAGCTCTGCAGCCAG ACGAGGATGGAGCAATGGCGCGGTTTTGGCGATCGTGCTGGGAGTCGCCATATTAG
- the LOC135377053 gene encoding uncharacterized protein LOC135377053, translated as MPATDASETSAKRVRRPNFTEREIEALVECFQANKAAIDATGDGPQGALAKSKVWARITDTLFAVSGIKHTPAEKKKWTDYKSLNKKRGANVTRCLGRTGGGAAEVPPLTPLEERVVATLDRSTVVGINGSYDIGVTGDPVSSSSATPIVPDACEGLGAGLTSSTSISETPSPGSSQEAANVQQEVADSTPVVPTPRRGKYACV; from the exons ATGCCCGCCACGGACGCCTCTGAAACTTCAGCGAAGCGAGTGCGTCGGCCAAATTTTACCGAACGCGAAATTGAAGCGCTCGTGGAATGCTTCCAAGCTAACAAGGCTGCCATAGATGCCACTGGCGATGGGCCGCAAGGCGCTCTTGCTAAAAGCAAAGTCTGGGCCCGCATTACAGATACTCTGTTTGCGGTGTCGGGCATCAAACACACGCCGGCGGAAAAGAAGAAATGGACGGATTACAAGAGCTTAAACAAGAAGAGAG GGGCCAACGTCACGCGGTGCCTTGGCAGGACAGGTGGGGGTGCGGCAGAAGTGCCGCCACTTACGCCTCTTGAAGAAAGAGTGGTGGCCACACTCGACAGGAGCACTGTCGTCGGGATTAACGGCAGTTACGACATCGGAGTTACAGGAG ATCCCGTTTCATCAAGTAGTGCTACACCCATAGTACCTGATGCTTGTGAGG GATTAGGCGCAGGGCTGACATCCTCCACATCGATAAGTGAGACACCTAGCCCAGGTTCGTCACAGGAGGCAGCAAATGTGCAACAGGAGGTTGCTGACAGCACGCCGGTTGTGCCAACACCACGCAGGGGTAAATATGCTTGTGTCTGA